The following are encoded together in the Blautia obeum ATCC 29174 genome:
- a CDS encoding glycosyltransferase family 2 protein yields the protein MAREIFEVTKDRFHLQDPCCYILQGTWPKEAKMRAKLDGSEVKAEIQRLEVVSALERFKDPDLMRGERITAAVQLPGSLEGYQKLSIYAEMPEKTFCWFSISVKNLEKRRGKPQFYIEEEKVQQGFLRVRGWAVAAEPVRIQIFDENKEKIQAEVLRTERVDVEQLYEEMEQMENKDKSGFFVELTNLKGKVVYIVFYAGNTKSVHVVPLQQTVVIRKKIEKYAKKGIRYWKTQGSAALVGKVAAKVRTASTREIPYQKWIVRHLPGPKELERQRREKFDFQPKISIVIPLYKTQEKYLRQLVETIKEQTYPNWELCLSDGSGANSPIAGLLESLAASDERIKVVSHEESLQISENTNAAIEIATGDYIAFADHDDELTPNALFECVKALNKNRDVKVLYSDEDKMSMDGHKFFQPHFKPDYNPDLLCTVNYICHLFVVDRKVIEQVGTLRKEFDGAQDYDFIFRCIETVSPEEICHVPKILYHWRCHEESTAENPESKTYAFESGKRAIEEHYRRTGIDAEVYQGEFLGLYRTRFHRDHDPLISIIIPNKDHIDDLKRCMDSIDQKSTYKNYEYIIVENNSTDDATFQYYKKLEAENPKAHVVYWDKEFNYSAINNYGAAFAKGEYLLLLNNDTEIINEDCLEELLGYCMRSDVGAVGARMYYEDDTIQHAGVVIGFGGIAGHCFVLQPRGTTGYCHRIICAQDYSAVTAACMMVKREAFDKVGGLTEELAVAFNDIDFCMKLREAGYLIVYNPYAELYHYESKSRGLEDTPEKVARFNKEIQIFERRWPDIMRDGDPYYNPNLTLKSQDFSLKRI from the coding sequence ATGGCAAGAGAAATTTTTGAGGTAACAAAGGACCGATTCCATCTGCAGGATCCATGTTGTTATATTCTGCAGGGCACATGGCCCAAAGAGGCCAAAATGCGTGCGAAACTGGACGGATCTGAGGTAAAGGCAGAAATTCAGCGACTGGAAGTCGTCAGTGCACTGGAACGATTTAAAGATCCAGACCTGATGCGGGGCGAGCGGATCACAGCGGCTGTACAGCTTCCGGGATCTCTGGAGGGATACCAGAAACTTAGTATTTATGCGGAGATGCCGGAAAAAACATTTTGCTGGTTTTCGATTTCAGTAAAGAATCTTGAAAAAAGAAGGGGAAAACCACAGTTTTACATTGAAGAGGAAAAAGTGCAGCAGGGATTTCTGCGTGTCCGGGGATGGGCAGTGGCAGCAGAACCAGTACGTATCCAGATCTTTGATGAAAATAAAGAAAAAATCCAGGCGGAAGTACTTCGGACGGAGCGTGTGGATGTAGAACAGCTTTATGAAGAGATGGAACAGATGGAAAACAAAGACAAATCAGGATTCTTTGTGGAGCTGACAAATCTAAAAGGCAAAGTTGTTTACATTGTTTTCTATGCCGGAAATACAAAATCTGTACATGTGGTTCCGTTGCAGCAGACGGTGGTGATCCGGAAAAAAATCGAAAAATATGCAAAAAAAGGAATCCGTTACTGGAAAACACAGGGAAGTGCCGCTCTTGTCGGAAAAGTTGCAGCTAAGGTCAGAACGGCATCTACCAGGGAAATCCCATATCAGAAGTGGATCGTCAGACATCTTCCGGGACCGAAGGAACTGGAACGTCAGAGAAGAGAAAAATTTGATTTTCAGCCAAAGATTTCCATTGTGATCCCACTGTATAAAACACAGGAAAAATATCTTCGACAGTTGGTTGAGACGATCAAAGAGCAGACATATCCGAACTGGGAGCTTTGTCTGTCAGATGGAAGTGGGGCAAATTCACCAATCGCCGGTTTGCTTGAATCACTTGCAGCATCGGATGAGCGGATTAAAGTAGTGTCTCATGAGGAATCACTGCAGATTTCTGAAAATACAAATGCTGCGATTGAGATTGCAACGGGTGATTATATTGCGTTTGCAGATCATGATGATGAACTGACACCAAATGCGCTGTTTGAATGTGTGAAGGCACTGAATAAAAACAGAGATGTGAAGGTCCTTTATTCTGATGAGGATAAGATGTCGATGGATGGACATAAATTCTTCCAGCCGCATTTCAAACCAGACTACAATCCGGATCTTCTGTGCACAGTAAATTACATCTGTCATTTATTTGTTGTTGACAGAAAAGTTATTGAACAGGTCGGAACTCTCCGTAAGGAATTTGACGGAGCGCAGGATTATGACTTTATTTTCCGCTGTATAGAGACTGTCAGCCCGGAAGAGATCTGTCATGTACCGAAGATCCTGTATCACTGGAGATGTCATGAGGAATCCACCGCGGAAAATCCGGAGAGCAAAACTTATGCATTTGAATCCGGGAAGCGTGCGATTGAAGAGCACTACAGAAGAACGGGTATCGACGCAGAAGTATATCAGGGAGAGTTTCTGGGACTCTACAGGACAAGATTTCACAGAGACCATGATCCACTGATTTCCATCATTATTCCGAATAAAGATCATATTGATGATCTGAAACGGTGTATGGATTCCATTGATCAGAAATCTACTTACAAAAATTATGAATATATCATTGTTGAAAATAACAGTACAGATGATGCTACTTTCCAGTATTACAAAAAACTGGAAGCAGAGAATCCAAAAGCCCATGTGGTTTACTGGGATAAGGAGTTCAATTATTCTGCAATCAATAATTATGGAGCTGCTTTTGCAAAGGGTGAATATCTCCTTCTGCTGAATAACGATACGGAAATCATTAATGAGGATTGTCTGGAAGAACTGCTTGGCTACTGTATGCGCAGTGATGTTGGAGCTGTCGGTGCCAGAATGTATTATGAGGACGATACGATTCAGCACGCAGGTGTAGTCATTGGTTTCGGCGGAATTGCAGGGCATTGTTTTGTTCTGCAGCCGAGAGGAACGACAGGCTACTGCCACAGAATCATCTGTGCACAGGATTACAGTGCAGTTACTGCTGCATGTATGATGGTGAAGCGCGAAGCTTTTGACAAAGTCGGAGGGCTTACAGAAGAACTTGCAGTTGCATTTAATGACATTGATTTCTGTATGAAACTGCGAGAAGCCGGTTATCTGATCGTATATAATCCATACGCAGAACTGTATCATTATGAATCCAAGTCCAGAGGATTGGAGGATACACCGGAAAAAGTAGCACGATTTAATAAAGAAATTCAGATTTTTGAAAGACGTTGGCCGGATATCATGCGTGACGGGGACCCATATTACAACCCGAATCTGACATTAAAGAGCCAGGATTTTTCACTGAAACGGATATAG
- a CDS encoding D-alanyl-D-alanine carboxypeptidase family protein, which produces MKSKRLYSGLMALGLACTLIFQTPVLAAEETAETQTSSISTNSISGWPQGPDITSTAAMIMEDSTQTTVYAKNMDQVLYPGATVKVMTTLLTLENAQLSDQVTMTATGVSGVTDGGASISAQLDEVFTVEQCLYAIMLASANDVALQIAEQIGGSVDGFVQMMNNRAVELGCTNTVFTNPTGLPDENQHTTAHDMALITKAAIDNESFRAIAETTSYTIPATNVSGGERVLTNNFSMLNNTNASYYQYCLGGREGYTEASGSTLVCGAEKNGVSLIAVVLQGASGTTAAEAVSLLNYGFDNFQLLSLGDNDFDMASGGNVFVPNGTTADALTTQDGEVQDGQYNRQFLFNGTPVGTAVMSVTSPEEDTAVIEASTQNLTNAQDYTVSHTSVPYFVIGGIGLFLLLLILFRIVKVAKS; this is translated from the coding sequence ATGAAATCAAAAAGATTATATAGTGGTCTGATGGCTCTTGGGCTTGCATGTACACTGATATTCCAGACACCTGTCCTGGCAGCCGAAGAAACGGCCGAAACGCAGACCTCTTCCATTTCGACCAACAGCATCTCCGGCTGGCCACAGGGTCCGGATATCACCTCCACAGCTGCAATGATCATGGAAGACAGTACACAGACTACCGTTTATGCCAAAAACATGGACCAGGTTCTTTACCCCGGTGCTACAGTAAAAGTTATGACCACGCTTCTGACTCTGGAAAATGCACAGCTGAGCGATCAGGTTACTATGACCGCGACCGGTGTTTCCGGTGTCACGGACGGTGGTGCAAGTATTTCCGCTCAGCTGGATGAAGTCTTTACTGTAGAACAATGTCTGTATGCGATCATGCTTGCATCTGCCAATGATGTTGCTCTTCAGATTGCAGAACAGATCGGTGGTTCCGTTGACGGATTTGTTCAGATGATGAACAACCGTGCTGTCGAACTTGGATGTACCAATACCGTATTCACTAATCCTACCGGACTTCCTGACGAAAATCAGCATACAACCGCTCATGATATGGCATTGATCACAAAAGCGGCTATCGACAACGAATCTTTTCGAGCCATTGCAGAAACCACTTCCTATACGATTCCGGCCACCAATGTATCTGGCGGTGAACGTGTACTGACCAACAACTTCTCTATGCTGAACAATACAAATGCTTCTTATTATCAGTATTGTCTCGGTGGACGCGAGGGATACACAGAAGCTTCCGGAAGTACTTTGGTCTGCGGAGCAGAAAAAAACGGAGTTTCTCTGATCGCCGTTGTTCTCCAGGGTGCATCCGGTACAACTGCTGCCGAAGCAGTCAGTCTTCTCAACTATGGATTTGACAACTTCCAGCTCCTTTCTCTTGGAGATAATGATTTTGATATGGCATCCGGTGGAAACGTATTTGTACCAAACGGTACTACTGCTGATGCACTTACAACACAGGATGGCGAAGTTCAGGATGGACAGTACAACCGTCAGTTTCTTTTTAATGGAACTCCGGTCGGCACTGCGGTTATGTCTGTAACTTCACCGGAAGAAGATACTGCTGTTATTGAAGCCAGCACACAGAATCTGACAAATGCCCAGGATTATACAGTCAGTCATACTTCTGTTCCATACTTTGTGATCGGCGGTATCGGACTTTTTCTGCTTCTCCTGATCCTTTTCCGCATCGTGAAGGTTGCAAAATCCTGA
- the rfbD gene encoding dTDP-4-dehydrorhamnose reductase: MKVLVTGVKGQLGYDVMNELAKRGYEGVGVDVDEMDITDRAAVERVIGEVHPDKVVHCAAWTAVDAAEDNQEVCHKVNAEGTENIARICGKLDIPMVYISTDYVFDGQGTRPWEPDDPVVKPLNVYGQAKYDGEVAVEKYAPKHYIVRIAWVFGLNGKNFIKTMLNLGKTHDTLTVVDDQIGTPTYTYDLARLLVDMLEKEEYGKYHATNEGGYISWCDFAKEIFRQAGMDVKVLPVSSAEYPAKAKRPTNSRLEKKKLEEHGFTRLPDWKDALGRYLKEIQQNN, translated from the coding sequence ATGAAAGTATTAGTAACAGGTGTAAAAGGACAGCTGGGTTATGATGTTATGAATGAGCTGGCCAAAAGAGGCTATGAAGGCGTTGGTGTGGATGTGGATGAAATGGATATCACAGACAGAGCTGCTGTTGAGCGTGTGATCGGAGAAGTACATCCGGACAAAGTTGTTCATTGTGCTGCATGGACAGCAGTAGATGCGGCTGAGGATAACCAGGAAGTCTGCCACAAAGTCAATGCAGAAGGTACGGAAAATATTGCCAGAATTTGTGGAAAACTTGATATTCCAATGGTGTATATCAGTACAGATTACGTATTTGACGGACAGGGAACTCGTCCGTGGGAGCCGGATGATCCGGTTGTAAAACCATTGAATGTTTATGGACAGGCAAAATATGATGGAGAGGTTGCTGTAGAAAAATATGCTCCAAAACATTATATTGTACGTATTGCATGGGTATTTGGACTTAATGGCAAGAACTTTATCAAAACTATGCTGAATCTTGGCAAGACGCATGATACTCTGACAGTTGTTGATGACCAGATCGGAACACCTACTTATACTTATGATCTTGCGAGACTTCTGGTGGATATGCTCGAAAAAGAAGAGTATGGTAAATATCATGCAACAAATGAAGGTGGATACATTTCCTGGTGTGATTTTGCAAAAGAAATTTTCCGTCAGGCAGGTATGGATGTAAAAGTACTTCCGGTAAGTTCAGCAGAATATCCGGCAAAGGCAAAACGTCCGACAAACAGCCGTCTTGAAAAGAAAAAACTGGAAGAACATGGTTTCACAAGACTGCCAGACTGGAAAGATGCACTTGGTCGTTATCTGAAAGAAATTCAGCAAAATAATTGA
- a CDS encoding glycosyltransferase family 2 protein — protein MDKLCFSIDEERYDDRHGHVLSLVGWYMHPEKKKCIFQLLGDGYEVIDIPEIERYERPDVAQSLDVETEGFLPGFTVTIPEVLELRRKYDLLELLLLDGEEKTLLWECAGDDLDELVNDKLVEFHIDRVEVLYGLMLEIQGWTTDQRGNVEVTVHKENTELLDCKITRGRRPDVVERRHLDDDYKNQEIGFSISAAFLEIPGNRIVLHFCGDSTTKTYEIDIKALRKEQKSKGFWGRLFHKDKDGEHKEDYEEWFKRHKADRRTLRKQRHTHFEQNPLISIVIPLYCTPTPYLKELIDSVRAQSYTNWQLCLADGSPDQKVEEYIQKRYGKDSRILYKHLEENGGISINTNKAIEMATGEYLMLSDHDDTLEPDALYEIVKAINDHQGPEIVYTDEDKLSMDGEFYFEPHFKSDYNLFRLRDNNYICHIFAVKKALVDQVGGLRQEYDGSQDYDFILRCCEQAKQVIHIPRVLYHWRCHMNSVAANPESKTYAYEAGCRAIQEHYRRVGIEAEVEMTKHPGWYRSHVKIQGEPLVSILIPNKDHIDDLEKCLSSIYEKSTWKNYEILVVENNSEKPETFEYYKNLSWRYPKARVLTWKEGFNYAAINNFAAKDAKGSYLLFLNNDVEVITPGWIEEMLMICQQPDVAIVGAKLYYPDNLIQHAGVVLGMGGIAGHIMCQASCEDKGYFGRAVNVQEISAVTAACMLMKVEDFEAVGGFDEEFVVAFNDIDLCMKERAAGKKVVFTPYAELYHYESKSRGMEDTPEKQFRFEKETKHFEEKWGEQMSKGDPYYNPNLSLKEADCSLRED, from the coding sequence ATGGACAAACTTTGTTTCAGCATTGATGAAGAGAGATACGATGACAGACATGGACATGTGCTGAGCCTTGTAGGTTGGTATATGCATCCTGAAAAAAAGAAATGCATCTTTCAGTTGCTTGGGGATGGTTATGAAGTAATCGATATACCGGAAATCGAGAGATATGAACGCCCGGATGTGGCGCAGTCTCTGGATGTGGAGACAGAAGGATTTCTTCCGGGTTTTACTGTGACGATTCCAGAGGTACTGGAACTTCGCAGAAAATACGATCTGTTAGAACTTCTTTTGCTGGACGGAGAAGAAAAAACACTGCTTTGGGAGTGTGCGGGTGATGACCTGGATGAACTGGTCAATGATAAACTGGTAGAATTTCATATTGACCGTGTAGAGGTACTTTATGGACTGATGCTGGAAATCCAGGGATGGACAACGGACCAGAGAGGAAATGTGGAAGTGACGGTTCACAAAGAAAACACGGAACTTCTGGACTGCAAGATCACAAGAGGACGCAGACCGGATGTTGTGGAACGTCGTCATCTCGATGATGATTACAAAAATCAGGAGATCGGATTCAGTATTTCAGCAGCTTTTCTGGAAATTCCGGGGAATCGTATCGTACTTCATTTTTGTGGAGATTCCACAACAAAGACTTATGAAATCGATATTAAAGCACTTCGTAAAGAGCAGAAATCCAAAGGATTCTGGGGACGCCTTTTTCATAAAGACAAAGATGGAGAACACAAGGAAGACTATGAAGAGTGGTTCAAACGCCATAAAGCTGACCGGCGTACACTCAGAAAACAGAGACATACACATTTTGAGCAGAATCCGCTGATCAGTATTGTGATTCCGCTGTACTGTACTCCAACCCCATATCTAAAGGAATTGATCGATTCTGTTCGGGCACAGAGTTACACAAACTGGCAGCTTTGTCTGGCAGATGGAAGTCCGGATCAGAAAGTAGAAGAATATATTCAGAAGCGTTATGGAAAAGACAGCCGTATCCTGTACAAACATCTGGAGGAAAATGGCGGTATTTCCATTAATACAAATAAAGCGATTGAGATGGCGACGGGGGAATATCTGATGCTCAGTGATCACGACGATACGCTGGAACCGGATGCGTTATATGAAATCGTCAAAGCCATCAATGACCATCAGGGGCCGGAGATTGTTTATACAGATGAAGACAAGCTGAGTATGGATGGGGAATTTTATTTTGAACCCCATTTTAAATCAGATTATAACCTGTTTCGTTTAAGAGATAATAATTATATCTGCCACATTTTTGCAGTCAAAAAAGCCCTGGTAGATCAGGTAGGCGGTCTGAGACAGGAGTATGACGGTTCTCAGGATTATGATTTTATCCTGCGTTGCTGCGAACAGGCAAAACAGGTAATCCATATTCCGAGAGTACTGTATCACTGGAGATGTCATATGAATTCCGTTGCGGCAAATCCAGAGAGTAAGACGTATGCGTATGAAGCCGGATGCCGTGCAATTCAGGAACATTACAGAAGAGTTGGTATTGAGGCTGAAGTGGAGATGACGAAACATCCGGGCTGGTATCGCAGTCATGTGAAGATTCAGGGTGAGCCGCTTGTTTCCATCCTTATTCCAAATAAAGACCACATTGATGATCTTGAAAAATGTCTTTCTTCCATTTATGAGAAATCAACATGGAAAAATTACGAGATACTGGTAGTTGAAAATAACAGCGAAAAGCCAGAAACATTTGAGTATTATAAAAATCTTTCCTGGCGTTATCCAAAAGCAAGGGTGCTCACCTGGAAAGAGGGATTTAATTATGCCGCAATCAATAATTTTGCAGCAAAGGATGCAAAGGGCAGTTATCTGCTGTTCCTGAATAATGATGTAGAAGTCATTACTCCGGGATGGATCGAAGAAATGTTGATGATCTGCCAGCAGCCAGATGTCGCAATCGTTGGTGCTAAACTTTATTATCCGGATAATCTGATCCAGCATGCAGGTGTTGTCCTGGGAATGGGCGGAATTGCAGGACATATCATGTGCCAGGCATCATGCGAAGACAAAGGATATTTCGGAAGAGCCGTAAATGTTCAGGAAATCAGTGCGGTAACGGCGGCATGCATGCTTATGAAAGTCGAAGATTTTGAAGCTGTGGGTGGTTTTGACGAAGAGTTTGTGGTTGCATTTAATGATATTGATCTTTGCATGAAAGAGCGGGCAGCTGGAAAGAAAGTTGTATTTACACCATATGCGGAACTTTATCACTATGAATCCAAGTCAAGGGGAATGGAAGACACACCGGAAAAACAGTTCCGTTTCGAAAAGGAAACAAAACATTTCGAAGAGAAATGGGGCGAACAGATGAGCAAGGGAGATCCGTATTATAATCCGAATCTGTCACTGAAAGAAGCAGACTGTTCCCTGAGAGAAGACTGA